The DNA sequence TGTGTTTTAAGGACTGTTCCGCTGGAGCATGTGCAATAATTGTTTATTGCTTAAACACTTTCTAATAAAAATCTGTAAAGCTTATTTAGATTTTATcaaattatctttaaaaatatagtatCCTGAAAAAggagcttttctttttttcttttctcttcttaacaaaaataaattaataataataatgatagtcATATAAAGGCTCGAAattaaaaggtttaaaaataacttcattgAAACTCAATAACTTTTCAAAATTCGATTGAAAGTTCACCCCATATTCAATATTCAAAGAGCCACCGTCCATATACAGCAGGATATGTCCAGTGTTTCTGCTGTAATTATAACAAAGCTGTTTTGTGATTCCAGAACAATGTTCTTCAATAGAAATTATAGTTATTAAGgggaaataaaaagaaatgtgattTAGGTTTACACTGTgattttatgtgtttgttttattgttttattttagattatttgaatatttgtgaccctggaccacaaaaccagtcttaagtcgctggggtatatttgtagcaatagccaaaaatacattgtatgggtcaaaattatccatttttctgttatgccaaaaatcattaggatattaagtagagataatgttccatgaagatattttgtacatttcttactgtaaatatatcaaaacttcatttttgattcgtaatatgcattgctaagaacttcacttggacaactttaaaggtgattttctcaatattttttttttttttttttgttgcaccctcagattccagattttcaaatagttgcatctcagccaaatattgtccgatcctaacaaaccatacatcaatggaaagcttatttatttactcaatttacacttaagactggttttgtggtccagggtcacatttaataataatttagtaatttaaatactttttaggCCCCCGGCTGAGAACCACTTCTAACCAGTTCTAAATGTAATCCATTTGCAAAGCACAATTATTTCGTGtcacaaacaaaacactaaaatacTCTGCTGAAGAAAGGTTTTAATCATACCCGGGTAAGAGTGGCATGGCATTAAGAAAAAGTGATGTTGTGCATGTAGCTGGCCACTAGGTGGCAGGATGTATCCACATTTTACACAAGCAGCGTGTACATGAAATAATGGATTTTTGGTCAAGCCAAGATTCATTAAATTCTTTTTTATGTGAACTGAAGAAACATTAACACCTAACAAACTTTGTAGGGCAGCAGGCAGATCAATCAAACCACTTTGCTTCTAACACACAAATCAATATTCACTCGTAAATTTGAGCAGGGAATAAGGGGCTTTCGATTTTCACCTGTAGACAGTATGTGAGAAAAGTGATATCAGTTAAATGAGTGAGTGTGAATTCTCTTTACTCACATGAAACTTGCATGTACATCTGCAGTCGCAGTGATCCAATTTAAAGAGCTGCATGTGGTCGGCCATCAGAGGGGGTCTTTAGCAGCGTGTGTTGACAAGCATCGAGCTTCCTCCAGCCTCAGGTAGGTTTATTGAATTTGTCGGATCAGTGCCCATCTATGCAGAGAACGATTTGCCAATCTAGAACTCATAGCAACTTCAAGCTTAAAATTCCACTCCTGCTCAAATAAACCAAAATCAAAAAGTGTTTATTGTCGATTCCACTGAACTAAATGGTCACTTTTGTATTTTCTCCTTGATAACttcaactaaaaatgaaaatgctgtcatacTTATCGTGTCATTCCACatccgtaagaccttcgttcttCTTTGATAcagttattatatttttgatgaaatccaagacctttctgaccctccacagACAGCAATGCATCTACCACGTTCAAGACTCAGaaggacattgttaaattagtctttgagcacaaaaagtattcttgtagcttcataaaattacggtttaACCACTGATTCACAGGCCTATTTTAATGAcgtccttactacatttctgggtcttgaacatggtagttctgttgctgtctatgcaggatcagaaagcacttggatttcataaaaaatacaacaatttgTTTctcaaagatgaacgaaggtcttatgggtctggaatgacatgagggagagtaattaatgacagcattttcatttttgggtgaattaaccCTTTATAGCCACTTACACAATACATCATGAAATAGCCATGTTAAGGAACACATTTCTGAAATGAAGAAAAGACACTTTCGTggactttttcttttatttaaaaatatagcgGTTATAGCCTTGAAAAGGCTGGCAAGcatgaatatatatacatgatGAACATAGAAAATGTAGCAAAGATAGGCGAGACAAATAGCACTATTATCACAGAGGGAAAACATGAAGATAAACTTCACTAAATCCACCTCAAACAGCCACACAATTTCAGATATAAACAGACTTCTCTCTTTTTACTTATGTTTTTATCTTGCtaaatttaaaatggactgcTAGCACAAGGCTATGCAAATAAAACAGAATGCTAACCTCatgtctttttctctctccctgAGGTTCATCTTGAAGCAAATTAGGTAAATTCTTGCTAAGCATTTCTGCCTACAGTAATCAACCCAAGATGGATTGTTTGGCCCATATCTGAAATAGTAGATTAAGGCAAAGCCTAATTTATTCACCATGTTAAATGATATTGAAAAATCAGGCTTACTAGGCAGTACATGCTAGATTAGATTTGGCACTTTTCTGCTTAAGGCTGACGTGACCCCAAGTGTGAAGCAGCTGAGAATTCCCGGTAAATCTCATCTTACCGATGTCGAAGACTTGTCTTCACAGTGCCTGATCTTTAATTTAGAGACAGTAAGCTTGCAGACTACTGCAGTTAATTCACACATGAAGGTCTGCAGTAATAAAGGCCTCATTTTAGTCATCAACATCTGCTATACTGTATGTAGACATATGTACACAATGAAAAAGTCAAAAGATCAAACGGAATCATGAATTTTAGTGTCTTTGCTCAACAATGTATTAAAGCACCCCAGTGAATTTACTGAGGAGCAATACCAGTGCCATAACTTGCTAATGTCAGAGTTAGCACAATTAATAAAACCGACATGTTCATATTTACTAGAACACATGACTTAACACAACTGATTTTTAGTTGACATGACACATATTGTTTAACCAatggtttaaatgtttcaatGACAGCGACAATCAAACTGATCAAAAACTCCAGCAATAATCAGCAGTAGTTCCCCTCACACGCCATGAAGTGCAGGAAGGAAGTGGTGAGATATGCAAGATACTGAGCAAACAACTACTATGCAAAACACGTACAGACTGAAAAATGAGATCTGATGGAGGGACACCTGTTGCTACTCTTCCCAAAAGTGGACTATGATCAGTCTCTGGAGAGGCTCTCAAACATCCACCACCTTCAAATCATCTGCATTCGAGCTCAGACCAGCGCAGTGTGTAATCAGCTGCACAAGGACGTTTCCTGAGCTTCTGAACCACAGTAGCTcttaaaatgacagttttacCGGATGCATGACTGAATTATATGTAAACTAGAGATAAAGTATTTGTAGGGCTTTGACAATGCTACTCCAAGAATGTGTATGATAAAACATTTGGATCATCTCATAAGAGCTCTCTCCCAACAAAATGTTACTTTTCTGACAATGGCAGAGGGCTGATATTAACTTTGAAAATATATTGTACCTTTATGGAGAGGGCCACTGAACAAAGCATATGATTTACTTCAATACGCTAGTGCTCTAAATCAAAAGAACCATTATCTTTAGGCACCAAGTCATGGGCAGGGTTGCCACAGCTTTTGACCAATGAATTTACATGACAATTCCAGTTGCTTGTGATTACCAGGTAAGGATTGTTTTAACAATTTCATTCAAAACACGAAATGCAATTTTTCACAAAGTATTTTAGCGCTGAGAATAACTTGGAAAAAAATCCATGacctttaaatttttttaaaatccctgATATTTCCAGCTTACAACTGTGGGAACCCTGCATGGGACTATGGGAAAATGGCTTAAAACAGCATCTGCTTGTGCACGTGAAGTTTACGGTTTTGGTGATGTATGTATCCCCTATGCATGTCTTTCCTTTAGCAGAGCTATCAGTGGAACTTGTAGCAGGTCCCTTTTGGACTCAACACATCCAGCTGCTCATCTTAGCATGGGTCAGTAGTGTGACAGATGGCTTTGGTGTCTGAGCTAAAGCAGTCTCCCCAACTTATCTCTACAGGGACACAGGAACCTGAGGCATCTGTCCAGCTTTGACGTGCTTACATCTACACACCACATTTCTCTTCTTCACACAATGTCAAATTCTGGTCTCCATCCCCAGAATGGTTTACTGATTGTAGGCTTTCATACTCGGATCTCATCATCCTCATCTTCCATGAAGGAGGAGAAGGCTGGTTCATTGTCTGGGTTGCAGGTGTTGTCGGTAACTCCAATATCTTCCTCATAAGGCTCACTGGCTGGTTTCTCCTCCAAGGCGGCTGAACCTGAGCTGGAAATTGAGCAGCTGTCGAGGTGATGTGGGTGTTTTTGGTGTGGTTCTGGGGTGCTGGGGCCTTCACTCTGTATCTCCAAGTCAACAGAGCTGGGAGCCCTCATGGGACCCTCGCTGTGAGCGACTAACCCCTCTGGTTCCTCTTCTTTCACAACAACCTCCCTCATTTCCTCATCCATTTCCACTCCTCCCAGGTTGCAGTGAAGAGGAGAAGCACGCCCCTCACTGCTCTTGCCTTCTTCAAACCCCTGGTCATCGTCTTCCTTCTCCATGACCCCCAGGATGTCCCCCAGCATCGAGGGCCCAAGATCAACATGGAATGACATCACAGATTCAGCTTTCTTCAATCCTCCCCCGTTGTAAGATGGGGAAGGTCGCAGGTCGGTCAACACCCCGAAATGCTTCTCATGGAGCTCCAAGTCCAATGCTTCAGCAGAGGCCCCATTGGAGGGGCTGGAGGTCAAGCTCTTGAGCACCCTCTTGTCTCCCTCCTGTCCATCTTCATTGTTCAGAAAGGGCAGGGACATGGCATTCTTCACAAAGGTGGGTGACTCGCTAGGCGGAAGGAGGGTATTGTCTTGCTGGTCTACTCTGGTGACGGACTGAGAGCGCTTGCTGCTCCGGAAGGTACGAGATAGCAGTCCAGGTTTTGGAGAGCGAGGATAGGTGTGGCCTTCTTGGGATGGCTCTCCAGATCGAGTGCTGAGGAAAGAGGTGTCTCCGAAAGCTTCCCCGCTACGCCCTACATGCATGGTGTGCCGGAAGTCACCCAAGGGAGCGCTGATCATCTCAGTAGTGAGGTCCATACGAGAGCGCCGCTTGGTCTGAGACCCCGACACCAGCTGTTTTAAGATGGGCATCTTGGTTTGCACAACTCACAAACCCAGTTGCGTTTGACCAGTGCTGTTGTGGTTTCAAGAATAAGTGGTTTTCTTCTAACGAGTCCTAAAAGGCTCCTGGTTCAACCAGATTTTGCTCAGCCCAACTCTGTCCAGTCTTGATGGCCGTCACTTCAGTTGCCAAACAGGAGATAATCTGTAATTGGGAACAAACAAGATCAAAATCAGATTTCATAGTTAACTGGAGATGACATCTTGACTCTAAGCAAAACCACAGTGTAAAAGCCAAGAAGTTAAGTTAATTATAGTGCTGTGTTGTTTGACTTTCTGGGTGCAAGATCAATACAGACAGAAGAAATTGGCAGTCCAGGCAGAACACAGGCAGTTTCAGGATGTCTTATCAATGTGTCTGGCCAGAATACCAGCAGAAGCTGCAGTGTCATTCTTTTCCCTGAGCTAAACTGCAGAAGTGTTTCTGGCATTCAGATGAGGTAAGGGTCAGGATTCTTGTGATCTGGCAGCTGGAGTTTCAATCATTAAAAGATAAGCAGAGACTGATAAAATAACTTAGTGGAGAGTTAAACTACTTTGTGAAATACTTATGGTGTCATGAGTAATATCCTTATAGGACGAATTTAATGAAACCTGCCACAAACTATAttttaccccaaaatgaaaaaggaaattatattttttacaaatgttattAGGACGATTAAAGGTGACTCATGAAAGTCTGACTTTTTCCATGTTTAAGTGCTATAATTGGGTCTCTGGTGCATCTACCAAcccagaaaatgtgaaaaagaacaacccagtaattttattttatttttttggtaagcctttctctgcaagtttgtgaaaaaaaaacaagccactcagattattataatattaccacCCCTTTATCAGCAAGTTTCCATCCATGGGACTGCCATTATGTTTTCGCAAGCGACAACGGTGTGTTTCGTTGTCGTTGTATAAGTTCAATAAAAGCATGCTAACTGTTCTGTCTTTGGCTGCACTGACGAGCACAGAACACTATTTagagtcccagcctcagaggagacaagagagcagtggattcattgatttatttactgaatattacgctgctgccacacagatctaatataaacatgcaatttctttCCCAGATGTTTCACAGACATAACTGTTTTTGTCTTGTGTGTTTTTACCATAAActtgtgtatttgacagtttaagcacaataagacatgaaagaaaaCTAGTTTAGTACTCATATGCTGTGTGATAGCCATTTTCTGTGCACTTGCTTTGGATGTGCACGATCAGAAAACcgtatatcagaagtttaaattaatgtcccctttaacatttaaatttgatGACTTTTGTGAAATAGgaaattcataataaataaatgggaATTAACTAAAAACATGTTAATGATCCTACAAGAATACACTAATACATCGGCACAGATTGTGACCAGCTGCCAATGATACTTAGTCTGCTATATCATCTCATCGAACACCATTGCTCTGCAGTAGAGACAAGACTGTATAGCAAGTGACAGCTACTTCCTCTGTGATCATCCATGACTGTATAAATGGCAAAGATAGAGGAACATGGTAAGCCATGATCCGACTGATGGCTCGGGGTAACATTATTTCACACGACTCTAAACTTAACCTCTACTCTCTGAACGAAGTAGCTCATCAGGGACAGCCACAATTAACATCAAATTAAGCGTGaacacatttacacaaacaAGTGCAAACCTCAGACTCAAAACACCACAACAAGGTCTGACGCTCACCTcactttgaaaaaataaaatgcttaccCTCACCGGAGAGTCTTGTGGCATTATTCCCCGGtctgtaaattaaaactaagTGTGAGAAATGGGCCAAATGCTTGGCAGGGAACAAGTTTTTCCTGTCACTGATCTACTGTAATATTCATGCAGTCTTTTCTTTGAAAATGAACAGCAAGAGGTGCCCAACCAACTCATGACCTCTTTCTAGCTGAATCTTCCTCTACCAGCTTTGTCTGTACTTCCTTAATGTCCTTACCTGCCTGTGTCTCTATAGCAACACCCCTCCGCACACAGACAGATGTTGGCGTTTCCTGTCAGCATGCATGCATTTTCCTCCTTTTAGTATTAACCAAGCTGTTTCTCTCAAACTGTACTGTTCACTGATCGAAATGTATCTGCATGGTCAAtgactaaattaaaatgctaaattatcCACAATGATTTTATCAATTATGCACAACCTCAATGACTAGAATAGAATTATAACTCTCTTtggcattaaatattaattacacaGCACAAATTACATACCATGTCTCAGAACCACTGAATATCAGAAATCACTGGTTAAATAAAGGATAATGAACATCTTCTATTGTGCCTTCTGTTAAGAGACTGACTGAACACATGCAGCCAGCACCCTCCCTGAAGGCAAGAGAGAGCGCGGATAAAGCTCAggctcagccaatgagagacgaAGTCCTGCAGCTCTCTGCTGCACACACCCGTTTCCATGACATCATTTCATGGATGCTCTGAGCAGGGGACGACGAGCCCACCTGAAAACAAAGCAAGCCTTTGCACAGCCTCCAAAATGATGCCCGGGAAATCAGGGTGGCAATGTCAATATTAGTAtcgtttttactgtaaattaatcAAGTTTTAATGCCTTagcttaaaataattacatttagctATTTAAAAGACACTTTTATTCAAGACTTATGAAGCATTTAATCATTCAAGAGATAGTAATATATCTGCTGTTGCCAGGTTTGTAGACAAGTACAGAAGCAAGAaatgcagagagagaaagaacaaataaattatttaaagctGAATCATGTAAATTACAAAATGTCTAatgtaaacaagaaaaaaaaaaaaaaaacagcatatatttatcatacactattgttcaaaagtttggggtctggtCGGTgccgatagccttgtgggcatcGTGCTGACATATAGCGTGCCGTTGCTTACAGGTGTCCCGAGTTTGAATCCCGGCTGGATGGACCTTTCCcgattttttatttctttgacagaaaacttatgcaaggctgaatttacttgatcaaaaatacagtaataactgtaatactgtaaaatattgttacaatttaaaataactgttgttttctatttaaatgcattttaaaatgtaatttattcctgtgatacaaagccacattttcagcatcattattccaggcttcagtgtcacatgattcttcagaaatcattctaatatgctgatttgctgctcaagaaacattattattattgttattatcatcatcatcatcaatgttggaaacagttgtgctgctcaatgTTTTTGTGGATTCATGAtagattttttcaggattttttgatgaatagaaatagaaaactaactaaacatgTATCTACTAGTCCAAACTCAAAAGCACAGGTAAAGGGTGCTAGCCATAGTAGGTTATCACTTACCACTTGTGTGTTAGTTCAGACCACTGCCGATGCAACTGGTTAGCTTCTGCttaaagttgttgttttatatagtCAGCTACAATGTTTCCCCCCCACCAcaaccaagaaaaaaataataaaatgctttaaatataATGATTATCATTTCCCAAAAGAGGCAGACTGTTTTTGTCaactaatttgaaaataatgtaaatagaATTTTCTAAATAGAAATATGGAAGTCTAATAAGACTAACAAGTTGTTTCCCGTAAAAAAGGGCACAAACAGAAGGCCAAAAGGGGACAGTGAGTAATCAATATGCAAAATTATTCAGTTAGTGACACAAATTACAATGCAGAACAACAGTTCACAGCATTCTGGACAAAGACAGCAGTGTTTATATGAGGTGTTGCTACTGGGTGGCATGAGCTGGAAGAAAAACAAGCAGTAGATGAAAGATGTGAAGCCCTAAATCCCCTAGACACACAGTTCCGCTGCATTTCTGTTCTGTCCCACATACACCAAGGCCCTAAACATACACAagtatgtgaacacacacacatctagcTAAGCAAGTTCGATTTTGTGTATAACATgcattgaattactgaaatgtatcatattcATAGTATTCACATAGTTGTAATTTGTGTACATGTATAAAGTATGTT is a window from the Onychostoma macrolepis isolate SWU-2019 chromosome 03, ASM1243209v1, whole genome shotgun sequence genome containing:
- the cdc42ep4a gene encoding cdc42 effector protein 4a, with protein sequence MPILKQLVSGSQTKRRSRMDLTTEMISAPLGDFRHTMHVGRSGEAFGDTSFLSTRSGEPSQEGHTYPRSPKPGLLSRTFRSSKRSQSVTRVDQQDNTLLPPSESPTFVKNAMSLPFLNNEDGQEGDKRVLKSLTSSPSNGASAEALDLELHEKHFGVLTDLRPSPSYNGGGLKKAESVMSFHVDLGPSMLGDILGVMEKEDDDQGFEEGKSSEGRASPLHCNLGGVEMDEEMREVVVKEEEPEGLVAHSEGPMRAPSSVDLEIQSEGPSTPEPHQKHPHHLDSCSISSSGSAALEEKPASEPYEEDIGVTDNTCNPDNEPAFSSFMEDEDDEIRV